CTGATACAGTCATAAAAGATGGTATTTACCAAGACTATTCGTGTATTTGTCACACAGTTATTCCGAATTTCTCATATCTATTCACAGTTGGGGGTTTTTATATCAATGTATACCGTGCGCTCAATTTTAAAGCAACTATAAGTGAGGTTGTAGAGAAAATATTAGACAAAACCATCCATTCGAAATTGGATTTCATAGGTTACGGTATGTATAACCGGGATCCAAGAATAACTTGCAACCAAACTTTAACCGAGCACTGGCCATTATACAAAAGAAGTCCAGATTTTGACGTACATTTATTTCCATTTATCGGTCACGGTGTATTCAAATCAccaaatttcatattttcgtTGCGCGTTCAACGTCAGGGCATGGGTGCCTACGAATTCAGTAAATGGGTTCAAGAATACGCTCATGGATGGATTCAAATGCGTAAATTATATCTCGTGGGAGTTGATTATAGTTCATATGAAAGTAAAATGGAGTGGAAGGATCTAAAATTACAACCGGGTGTCGTTTCATTTGCTGACAATCGTCATAATAGATTCGATGCATTTCGTACCTCGGGCGAAAATGACACTATTCCAAGATACTGCGAAAACATCAAATCTTTTATTGGACATTTGAAAAATCATAAGAATAGAAAACTATTATATTggtttaataaatatgaatttcatGCTTTCTATGGACCAAAGgttgaaatatttgaaatcgGTGTCTGTACAGACAATGGTTTGGTTATGCGTCATGaaattaagaataattctGGTAAGGAATTGAAATTGATTGCAAAAGACAAAGATATTGGTGACAGAATGCATTTTAAAGCTTCTTCTAATGATTCCGGTACTGGAACTTCTATCCCTAGCGGCAAAGGACCGGTAAAAGTTAATTGGTATCAGCTATTTGATGAAAACATTAAGCCTACAACAGTTGATTGGAGTGATGCAAATAATTCTATGTCATTTAACTTTGACGGCGATAAGTATATAATTGAACATCATGGTAAAGGGCGTGGTCAATATCACATTGTCAAAtgcaatgataaaataatactcgCGGGCAATTCGAGTAGTTTGCGTGATAGCAGTTTTACTCATTACGATACAACGAGTAATGAacgtatattatttaaaagagaTCCTGTTACACTTATGTACCTTCTCAAGGAAAGTTGATTAatgatacatttatatgaacATTTGAAAGattgattacaaatatatttttttttgccgacttggtagtgaccaaatttgaaGATATCTAGCAGCTAAACTACTAGTCCTTTGGCCGTTATTCTTATGGCTGTATGCAAAATCAGGTCGATAAGATTCGTCAACGAGTACTTATGTAATTTGATGCGAGGAAAccgaatttgataattaaaaagttcTACGGTGGTCCAGTTTTTTGttgtaaacaatttaattgtttaaacttaaattacaaGAATACTATAATTGATAGCTCTTGAATAATGACAAAATTATCTTTTTTGCATCAAAATACACAAATAATGCCGGAGTCATCTTTCGTCTatctctattatttattaagatatTAGTCTAGTCAACATGTGCCTTTTGGgtcaaagttttttattcgccTCGGAAAATTATGATCGAGGTGTCATTCGATTCGTCATCGCATCTAGAagctttttgaaaaatttggagTGGGGCgcgaaaaaattacaaaagttataaacaatttagtaaaaaaaaaaaagggggttttgttttttgcgaatatctcaaaaagcattcaaaatttttgaaatttgaaaaaagatcCAAAAAGAGGaagaaatttcctaaaaaaaagtcctaccTCCCGGAACTCTAGgaccaatatttataatttttctagagGGTTGAAAATACGGCCGAAAACAGGAACTCTCGCTTGCGTAAGCTCCGCCCACTTcggactaataaaaaaatattatttaaactaatgaaatatgaaaattaagaaataaaaaaatgcaggCACCTACAGGATAGATCAATGAACAATAATCCggcgatcaaaaatttttatcgcgatttttcaattagttatccattaattaattaacaattttttgtagCATGAACATCAACATTGAAAGTGCAATAATTGTTAAACTTTTAatctggaatttttttcctttcatGGAGCTATTTTCCAAAGGCTATAGAATAGATTCCCgctggaaaaattaaaaaattgttaattttcactttgttattaacaatttactgatgtaaaaaattatcaacctcgattaaacattgaaaaaaatattttttttataatattgttatGGGTCCGTTTTCTTATGATCATAAGCcactgaaaaatgatttttaataatttttatcccatattgtttaaaaaattgttataaacaaatgcgtTGTTTATAAGataatcagaattttttttttcataacacaatctttgatgaaaattatgatttaaaaaaaaaaaaaccgtttcttaaaaaaatttttttattactcaaaaacgcatttgttaattaactatttttttctaccacttgttatgaaaattaaggaacctttttttctttaaaaatcataattcatCTTGCTTTTTGatgtctgaaaaaaatttttttattttattcaaatttaaattgtttatacaataaacaatttgtaataaacaagtgaatttttaatttatattttttttttactctaaaaaataaaacaataacagCCCAATATCaactttgttaaaaaaattgatttttcgattttttatttaatttttagttattttgtaTATTCAAACTTACCTTTCGCGCCTGCTTttctttgtttattattaatattacttataaactattgcagatacaacaaattcatcaagacttttttttttctcaattagCTACTCAACAAAtttgtaacaaaaataaagctctaacttaattatttatataatttttttgcaattatttataaaaatttaagaaaaaaatttttttttgtttttaaaatagcaATATCTCATTAACTATAATAAATACGACAAAAGTTACTTATATCTTTTTCATTCTGCATTAGTTCATTAACAAATTGAGCTCCTAGCTGAGGCTGTAACTGTATAatcttaataattatgaataaatatgttagaataaagaaaaaattttattcattaaacccaccgtaaattacggtaaatcggtattttacggtggattaccgtaatttaccgtaatttgggtccgttagggAGTGTCATAGATTTATAGGGCGTTCTCCCTATCAAAAATTCCCATCGGATCCACTCAAATGGATCAAAAAGCGCATAGAATCCTCCAGACTTGTATTGGTTTTTAAGCGGCTTTTGACCCATTCTAATGGATTCTGTGGGACCTTTTGGATAGGGCTAGTCTCAAGTAATTCGATACTCATTTCTTATCAGAAATCATCGACTTttatctgaaataaattttcattttttattcgcCTTATTATAGAAGACGAACGAGTTATGCGATTATTTAGAATCAAATCTAAAAAACATGACGAAAAggactttatttatatttgcaaTAGCAACTATTGTAATAGTATCGATCATTACATTCATTGCATTCCGCACTAATTCAAATGCTCCGTTGGCACCGATGAAAAGTGTTTTAATCGATAGAGAGATAAAAGAAGAACATAAGGAAATTGCAGAAAAGTATCATGGAAATAAGGAGACTATATTCAAGACCGAACTTGGGGAAAAGATAGAAAAAGTCGTTCCGTTCGGAATTGCGCTGTTATCAATGTCCCAATTGGACAATACAAAGACTCAGTATTTAGCAGACGTAGAAGATTTAATACGAAGAATAAATACAAAACTAGGAGGGCCAGTAAGTAATGATCATACAATACCTTGGGCTGATGATTGGTACCACTGTTCCGTTTCATTGACTCGTTTGCTCGCGATGTACGATTACATTGGAAAAGATAAAGAAATTATAGACATTTGTCACCGTAGAATTCTTGAGATAATACCGAAATTAAATCAATCATTAGGCTGGGTCCGGACAGATCATTACGTCATCTTATTAGGGATTCCACGTTTATTGACACTTAAAAAGCACAGGCCGGATCTATATGAAGTAGATATAGGAACAAATGAGTTTATAGAGCTTCAAAAACAAATTACTTTAAAACCCAGGACAgataatttagtaaaaaatggTACTTATCAAGACTATTCGTGTATTCATGATAAGAAAGTCGCAAGTTTTCTAGCGGTAACTGAACTCGGAGGTTTTTATCTCAATGCATATCACACGCTCGGTTACGAAGAAAATAGAAGTCAGTTCGtaagaaaattattggacAAAATTCTCCATCCGGAATTGGATTTTATACCCTACGGTCTTTTCAGCCGGTATCCAAAAATAGTTTGGGATAGAGAATTAAGAAATCGTTGGCCAAATTAcataagaaatataaattatgacGTAAATATATTTCCTTTCATCGGTCTCGGTGTATTCAAATCAGCAAGATTTGTATTTTCATTGCGCGTTCAACGTACAGGCATCGCTGCTTACGaaagcgataaaaaaaatcaacaattcGCTCTTGGATGGATTCAAATGCGTAAATTATATCTCCTGAGAAATGattatagtaaatataaaGATAAAGATGGAAGTGTAATGAAGTGGGATAAACTTAAATTCCAACCGGGTGTCATTTCATTTGGTAATGCCTcatatgataattttgaaaatttcaaaaatccaaACGGAACCGACGGTCCTTTCGTTCGTTCAAGTTTTTGTCAAGAGATTGAATCATATATTGGACATTTGAAAACTCGTAGTGACAGGAAACTACTGTACTggttcaataaatataaatttgaatctttCTATGGAAAAAATGTTGTAATTTCGGAAATCGGTGTCTGTACAGACAACGGTTTAGTTATGCGTTatgaaattgataataattctgGTAAGGAATtgaaattgatattaaatgaCGAAGATATTAATTacgaaactgaaaaaatgtattttgaaGCTTCTCCTAAAGATCCCGGTACAGGAACTTCGATCCCTAGCGGCAAAGGACCGGTAATAGTTAATTGGTGTCAGCTATTTAATGAAAACACTGAGCCTAAAACAGTTGAATGGAATGATGCATTGAATTCTATGTCATTTACCTTTGACGGCGATAAGTATATAATTGAACATCATGGTAAAGGGCGTGGTCAATATCACATTGTCAAAtgcaatgataaaataatactcgCGGGCGATTCGAGTAGTTTGCGTGATAGCAGTTTTACTCATTACGATACAACGAGTAATGAacgtatattatttaaaagagaTCCTGTTACACTTATGTACCTTCTCAAGGAAAGTTGATTAatgatacatttatatgaacATTTGAAAGattgattacaaatatatttttttttgccgacttggtagtgaccaaatttgaaGATATCTAGCAGCTAAACTACTAGTCCTTTGGCCGTTATTCTTAAGGCTGTATGCAAAATCAGGTCGATAAGATTCGTCAACGAGTACTTATGTAATTTGATGCGAGGAAAccgaatttgataattaaaaagttcTACGGTGGTCCAGTTTTTTGttgtaaacaatttaattgtttaaacttaaattacaaGAATACTATAATTGATAGCTCTTGAATAATGACAAAATTATCTTTTTTGCATCAAAATACACAAATAATGCCGGAGTCATCTTTCGTCTatctctattatttattaagatatTAGTCTAGTCAACATGTGCCTTTTGGgtcaaagttttttattcgccTCGGAAAATTATGATCGAGGTGTCATTCGATTCGTCATCGCATCtagaaactttttgaaaaatttggagTGGGGCgcgaaaaaattacaaaagttataaacaatttagtaaaaaaaaaaaagggggttttgttttttgcgaatatctcaaaaagtattcaaaatttttgaaatttgaaaaaagatcCAAAAAGAGGaagaaatttcctaaaaaaaagtcctaccTCCCGGAACTCTAGgaccaatatttataatttttctagagGGTTGAAAATACGGCCGAAAACAGGAACTCTCGCTTGCGTAAGCTCCGCCCACTTcggactaataaaaaaatattatttaaactaatgaaatatgaaaattaagaaataaaaaaatgcaggCACCTACAGGATAGATCAATGAACAATAATCCggcgatcaaaaatttttatcgcgatttttcaattagttatccattaattaattaacaattttttgtagCATGAACATCAACATTGAAAGTGCAATAATTGTTAAACTTTTAatctggaatttttttcctttcatGGAGCTATTTTCCAAAGGCTATAGAATAGATTCCCgctggaaaaattaaaaaattgttaattttcactttgttattaacaatttactgatgtaaaaaattatcaatctcgattaaacattgaaaaaaatattttttttataatattgttatGGGTCCGTTTTCTTATGATCATAAGCcactgaaaaatgatttttaataatttttatcccatattgtttaaaaaattgttataaacaaatgcgtTGTTTATAAGataatcagaattttttttttcataacacaatctttgatgaaaattatgatttaaaaaaaaaaaaaccgttttaaaaaaaatttttttattactcaaaaacgcatttgttaattaactatttttttctaccacttgttatgaaaattaaggaacctttttttctttaaaaatcattattcatCTTGCTTTTTGatgtctgaaaaaaatttttttattttattcaaatttaaattgtttatacaataaacaatttgttataaacaagtgaatttttaatttatatttttttttactctaaaaaataaaacaataacagCCCAATATCaactttgttaaaaaaattaatttttcgattttttatttaatttttagttattttgtaTATTCAAACTTACCTTTCGCGCCTGCTTttctttgtttattattaatattacttataaactattgcagatacaacaaattcatcaagacttttttttttctcaattagCTACTCAACAAAtttgtaacaaaaataaagctctaacttaattatttatataatttttttgcaattatttataaaaatttaagaaaaaaatttttttttgtttttaaaatagcaATATCTCATTAACTATAATAAATACGACAAAAGTTACTTATATCTTTTTCATTCTGCATTAGTTCATTAACAAATTGAGCTCCTAGCTGAGGCTGTAACTGTATAatcttaataattatgaataaatatgttagaataaagaaaaaattttattcattaaacccaccgtaaattacggtaaatcggtattttacggtggattaccgtaatttaccgtaatttgggtccgttagggAGTGTCATAGATTTATAGGGCGTTCTCCCTATCAAAAATTCCCATCGGATCCACTCAAATGGATCAAAAAGCGCATAGAATCCTCCAGACTTGTATTGGTTTTTAAGCGGCTTTTGACCCATTCTAATGGATTCTGTGGGACCTTTTGGATAGGGCTAGTCTCAAGTAATTCGATACTCATTTCTTATCAGAAATCATCGACTTTTATCTGaaatgaattttcattttttattcgcTTTATTATAGAAGGCAACGAGCTATGcgattatttataatcaaatcTAAAAAACATGACGAAAAGAGCTTTGTTTATATTTGCAATAGTAACTATTGAAATAATATCGATTATTATATTCATTGCATTCCGCACTAATTCAAATGCTCCGTTGGCACCGATGAAAAGTGTTTTAATCGATAGAGAGATAAGAGAAGAACATAAGGAAATTGCAGAAAAGTATCATGGAAATGAGGAGACTATATTCAAGACCGAACTTGGGGAAAAGATAGAAAAAGTCGTTCCGTTCGGAATTGCGCTGTTATCAATGTCCCAATTGGACAATACAAAGACTCAGTATTTAGCAGACGTAGAAGATTTAATACGAAGAATAAATACAAAACTAGGAGGGCCAGTAAGTAATGATCATACAATACCTTGGGCTGATGATTGGTACCACTGTTCCGTTTCATTGACTCGTTTGCTCGCGATGTACGATTACATTGGAAAAGATAAAGAAATTATAGACATTTGTCACCGTAGAATTCTTGAGATAATACCGAAATTAAATCAATCATTAGGCTGGGTCCGGACAGATCATTACGTCATCTTATTAGGGATTCCACGTTTATTGACACTTAAAAAGCACAGGCCGGATCTATATGAAGTAGATATAGGAACAAATGAGTTTATAGAGCTTCAAAAACAAATTACTTTAAAACCCAGGACAgataatttagtaaaaaatggTACTTATCAAGACTATTCGTGTATTCATGATAAGAAAGTCGCAAGTTTTCTAGCGGTAACTGAACTCGGAGGTTTTTATCTCAATGCATATCACACGCTCGGTTACGAAGAAAATAGAAGTCAGTTCGtaagaaaattattggacAAAATTCTCCATCCGGAATTGGATTTTATACCCTACGGTCTTTTCAGCCGGTATCCAAAAATAGTTTGGGATAGAGAATTAAGAAATCATTGGCCAAATTAcataagaaatataaattatgacGTAAATATATTTCCTTTCATCGGTCTCGGTGTATTCAAATCAGCAAGATTTGTATTTTCATTGCGCGTTCAACGTACAGGCATCGCTGCTTACGaaagcgataaaaaaaatcaacaattcGCTCTTGGATGGATTCAAATGCGTAAATTATATCTCCTGAGAAATGattatagtaaatataaagataaagataaaattgtaatgaagTGGGATAAACTTAAATTCCAACcgggtgtaatttcatttggTAATGCCTcatatgataattttgaaaatttcaaaaatccaaACGGAACCGACGGTCCTTTCGTTCGTTCAAGTTTTTGTCAAGAGATTGAATCATATATTGGACATTTGAAAACTCGTAGTGACAGGAAACTACTGTACTGgttctataaatataaatttgaatctttCTATGGAAAAAATGTTGTAATTTCGGAAATCGGTGTCTGTACAGACAACGGTTTAGTTATGCGTTatgaaattgataataattctgGTAAGGAATtgaaattgatattaaatgaCGAAGATATTAATTacgaaactgaaaaaatgtattttgaaGCTTCTCCTAAAGATCCCGGTACAGGAACTTCGATCCCTAGCGGCAAAAGACCGGTAATAGTTAATTGGTGTCAGCTATTTAATGAAAACACTGAGCCTAAAACAGTTGAATGGAATGATGCATTGAATTCTATGTCATTTACCTTTGATCGCGAGAAGTATTCAATCGAACAGCATGGTAAATATCACATTGTAAAATgcaataatgaaataatactCGCGGGTAATTCGAGCAGTTTGCGTGATAGCAGTATTACTCATTACGATACAATGAGTcataaacatatattattCGAAAGAAATCCTGATACACTTATGTATAAAcctcacaaaaattaattaatgattaatttatatgaacatttaaaagattgattacaattattttttttttgccgatTTGGTGGAGCCCAAATTTGAAGACATCAAGCATGTAAACTATTGgacttgaataaaaattgacaagaaacttttttgtaggaaatttcaaGAGCTACAAGTttgtttcttattttttttcggatagcTCTGGTTTTTTAGACAGAATCTAAGTTTTACGGTAGTACGAGCGGGAGGCATGGTAGGGATAGGCTGCTCTGAGCATGCGGTAGCATTCGGGCGCAGTTCATAGTTTGATGTTTCGTGTAATGCCTTTAAAGTGTCAAATGttatgttattaaataatacatcAATTAAGAAACAACAATCTagaaatcataaattaaaaattataaataaaataaataaaattttcgtaaaGACTTAACCtccaaaatattaaattatttactaccTCTTTCAATGATGTGTACGGTCCCTCGCGGTTTTGCGAATGCCGtaaaaatgccgtaaattttCGGCATTTATACACATGCCgttaatttaccgtaataattTGGTAACAATATGGTTATATTGGGCAGTTTTTTTGCTGTACTTATACTGTAGAGTTACCAGattattatagtaaaattactataaaaatgccgaacttttaccgaaaaaatgctatataaataccgcaataatgcgataattttataataataaaatcgtatttttttggtaattatacCGTAGATATCCTGCGATTTTGCCAGATTTATCCTGATAtagtgaaaaattgtaaaaaatttggttttattttatatttgcttctgcggttaaaatcatcgaaaatgtgccaagtgtaaaattttatattttattctattagttcacacatttcttattgaaacaaaagaatgtaagtgaaaataagaatccgggaaaattgaggttttcaattttcttaagtttgtttgtatagatataaatacaattagtGTCAACTTTTGAATAAGCGATTTGGCATAATGGTAAACAGATCAGGCTTTAAATCATTAGGACTCGGGATCGAGCCCACGAGAtggcgggttttttttttttttttttttcatgacagttattgtacatataactttataatgttatacataagtatatataattaaataaaattttatataattatatataatttttgttccggGTAGAACGGTTTGATGCTGCAAAAATGCCGAAAATATGCTGTATAATTACGGTTTTAATGCtgttaaaatgtattttttctgttttattaccgtaaatattctgaatttttttcgtaaatttttggtagtaatgcggcaaaaaaactggccaaaataacttgaataataccatatttatgcagtatttataccgtataattccggtattatttcggtatttccaaaaccgcgagggaattcatataaaaaaaactcaagcCCTTTATTCATAATTGCCTTGGGGCTCGTACTACCTTAATAGTAATTAACCGATAGAAATTATACTTTTGTTCTATTCTACATGATTTTagctgtaatttaaaaaaaagttccaattATCTCAATTAGTTCATTAGATAATCGCACCCaaagattcaaaaaatcaCGCCTGTGAAAACCGACGAAAACTTCCGTCACGGATATCGCGTTACCCGATCCAATGACAAACTTCTACTAGCGTTCGATGAATTCCTTATCAAATTCCCTAGCTCCTTAGTACcgaatttaatcatttttttttcgcatcaATGATAGTCATCGCGACGGCATATGGCCAATATAGAAATTGctctttcgaaaaaaatttatgaatattgtCATAGATTTATAGATCTTTCTAGTGTCGAGTAATTTAATACTCATTTCTTATCATAAATCATCGACTTttatctgaaataaattttcattttttattcgcCTTATTATAGAAGACGAACGAGTTATGCGATTATTTAGAATCAAATCTAAAAAACATGACGAAAAagactttatttatatttgcaaTAGCAACTATTGTAATAGTATCGATCATTACATTCATTGCATTCCGCACTAATCCAGAAGGCGAGTTGGACCCGATAAAAACAGCTATGATCAGTAGATTCATAGATCCAAAATATGCAATAACTGCGGAAAAGTATCATGAAAATCCCGCGAATACATTTAAAACCGAACTCAAGGAACAATTATATGAAGTCGTAGACTTTGGTATTGCGCTGTTATCATTGTACCTATTGGACAATACAAAGACTCAGTATTTAAAAGACGTtgaagatttaataaaaagaatacATGACAAAATAGAAGGGCCAGTAAgcgaagataaaaaaaagcgTTGGGATGAAAATTGGTACTATTATTCCGTTTTATTGAATCGTTTGTTCGCAATGTACGAGTACATCGGAAACAATAAAGACATCATCACGATTTGTCACGAAAGAATTATTCAGATAACGCCGAAATTAGATACCTCATTGGGCTCTGAGTTCAAAGGTAAAAGTGACATTCTTCTCGTAGCGATCCCACGTTTATTAACACTCAGGAAGAACGAGCCTGAGAAATATGACATAGAGACAAAATCAGAATCTTTT
The DNA window shown above is from Microplitis mediator isolate UGA2020A chromosome 1, iyMicMedi2.1, whole genome shotgun sequence and carries:
- the LOC130676754 gene encoding uncharacterized protein LOC130676754 produces the protein MDLLFLMFVIEIIITLLCILFIVRITTQPDRFYEQPKDSTVLPVPETKPTEPEIPDKPSTDPTDLPSPERGPTEPEIPGEPSKDPTDLPSPERGPTEPVIPDESPKDPLVRIRKSMITLNVDPTCAPLAETYLQNMEASFKNIFMHNKKMKKLDKIMEVPKPGEIGTFGIGLLSLYLLDNNKTQYLKIVEDLIVKIDEQLEKVKHYKKPLLFIPWEENWYYFSVTLNRMFAMYEYIGENKAIKDICHRRIIQITPVLDRSLSHPRYGVNLVYLGIPRLLTNYLYNRRLYDSEVKSQLFINMSEKLSIHFNPDTVIKDGIYQDYSCICHTVIPNFSYLFTVGGFYINVYRALNFKATISEVVEKILDKTIHSKLDFIGYGMYNRDPRITCNQTLTEHWPLYKRSPDFDVHLFPFIGHGVFKSPNFIFSLRVQRQGMGAYEFSKWVQEYAHGWIQMRKLYLVGVDYSSYESKMEWKDLKLQPGVVSFADNRHNRFDAFRTSGENDTIPRYCENIKSFIGHLKNHKNRKLLYWFNKYEFHAFYGPKVEIFEIGVCTDNGLVMRHEIKNNSGKELKLIAKDKDIGDRMHFKASSNDSGTGTSIPSGKGPVKVNWYQLFDENIKPTTVDWSDANNSMSFNFDGDKYIIEHHGKGRGQYHIVKCNDKIILAGNSSSLRDSSFTHYDTTSNERILFKRDPVTLMYLLKES
- the LOC130678270 gene encoding uncharacterized protein LOC130678270, which produces MTKRTLFIFAIATIVIVSIITFIAFRTNSNAPLAPMKSVLIDREIKEEHKEIAEKYHGNKETIFKTELGEKIEKVVPFGIALLSMSQLDNTKTQYLADVEDLIRRINTKLGGPVSNDHTIPWADDWYHCSVSLTRLLAMYDYIGKDKEIIDICHRRILEIIPKLNQSLGWVRTDHYVILLGIPRLLTLKKHRPDLYEVDIGTNEFIELQKQITLKPRTDNLVKNGTYQDYSCIHDKKVASFLAVTELGGFYLNAYHTLGYEENRSQFVRKLLDKILHPELDFIPYGLFSRYPKIVWDRELRNRWPNYIRNINYDVNIFPFIGLGVFKSARFVFSLRVQRTGIAAYESDKKNQQFALGWIQMRKLYLLRNDYSKYKDKDGSVMKWDKLKFQPGVISFGNASYDNFENFKNPNGTDGPFVRSSFCQEIESYIGHLKTRSDRKLLYWFNKYKFESFYGKNVVISEIGVCTDNGLVMRYEIDNNSGKELKLILNDEDINYETEKMYFEASPKDPGTGTSIPSGKGPVIVNWCQLFNENTEPKTVEWNDALNSMSFTFDGDKYIIEHHGKGRGQYHIVKCNDKIILAGDSSSLRDSSFTHYDTTSNERILFKRDPVTLMYLLKES
- the LOC130678336 gene encoding uncharacterized protein LOC130678336, whose amino-acid sequence is MTKRALFIFAIVTIEIISIIIFIAFRTNSNAPLAPMKSVLIDREIREEHKEIAEKYHGNEETIFKTELGEKIEKVVPFGIALLSMSQLDNTKTQYLADVEDLIRRINTKLGGPVSNDHTIPWADDWYHCSVSLTRLLAMYDYIGKDKEIIDICHRRILEIIPKLNQSLGWVRTDHYVILLGIPRLLTLKKHRPDLYEVDIGTNEFIELQKQITLKPRTDNLVKNGTYQDYSCIHDKKVASFLAVTELGGFYLNAYHTLGYEENRSQFVRKLLDKILHPELDFIPYGLFSRYPKIVWDRELRNHWPNYIRNINYDVNIFPFIGLGVFKSARFVFSLRVQRTGIAAYESDKKNQQFALGWIQMRKLYLLRNDYSKYKDKDKIVMKWDKLKFQPGVISFGNASYDNFENFKNPNGTDGPFVRSSFCQEIESYIGHLKTRSDRKLLYWFYKYKFESFYGKNVVISEIGVCTDNGLVMRYEIDNNSGKELKLILNDEDINYETEKMYFEASPKDPGTGTSIPSGKRPVIVNWCQLFNENTEPKTVEWNDALNSMSFTFDREKYSIEQHGKYHIVKCNNEIILAGNSSSLRDSSITHYDTMSHKHILFERNPDTLMYKPHKN